The Papaver somniferum cultivar HN1 chromosome 3, ASM357369v1, whole genome shotgun sequence genome includes a region encoding these proteins:
- the LOC113358068 gene encoding eukaryotic translation initiation factor 3 subunit A-like isoform X2, which produces MTAHRAFQFCKQYKRTTEFRRLCEIIRNHLANLNKYKDQRDRPDLLLPESLQLYQDTRFEQLKVATDLELWQEAFRSVEDIHGLMCMVKKTPKPSLMVVYYGKLTEIFRVSDSQLYNAYAWSKLFSLQKSYNRHLTQKDLQLIASSVVLAALSVTPYDRGYGASHLELDNEKERNLRMANLIGFSLDPKRDSREVLSRSALLSKLVSKGVLACASPEVKELYNLLEHEFLPLDLASRVQPLLGSISNVGGKISSASSVPEVQLSYYVPALKKLATLRLLQQVSQVYQTMKIEVLSKMIPFFDFSVVEKISVDAIKSNFIAMKVDHQKGAVLFGSLDLESDTLQGHLTLLAESLNKVRGLIYPPVKKTSKLGDALLGLAEVVNKEHKKLLARKSIIEKRKELQERQLLEMELEEEVKRKKIQQDTVEAEKIRRAEESRVREKQRIKKELDEKDRKFVIEEVFKKKGKRNLEGANLEGATKEQLIEMARKEQLKERQELEKRLQKLAKTMDHMERARREEEAPLIDAAFQQRLVEGKIAHERDQQQEIELSRERHVGDLQEKNRLSRMLENKNILQTRIVSRRQSEFDRLQRERDERIAQLLQDHREIREKRRKLIFYLRSEEERQKKLAEEEALRKQQEDEREKKEDLERKAKLDEIAEKQRQREAEAEERERKDREARFNRAPPVPAAVSPGTTAPAPARYVPPRRAASGAAAVTPPESDRRGLRQVDQRQPATDSWRTDRMDDRRPSAVSGRNDRTDDRRPSAASGSTDRTDDRRPSAASGSTGKWVPPYKR; this is translated from the exons ATGACTGCGCACCGAGCCTTCCAGTTTTGTAAGCAGTACAAGAGAACAACTGAATTCCGTAGGCTTTGCGAAATAATCAGAAACCATCTTGCAAATCTTAACAAATACAAGGATCAGAGAGACAGACCCGACTTATTGTTACCAGAAAGCTTACAACTGTACCAAGATACGAGGTTTGAGCAGCTTAAGGTTGCAACTGACCTTGAACTTTGGCAG GAAGCTTTTCGTTCCGTGGAAGACATTCATGGTTTGATGTGTATGGTAAAGAAAACGCCCAAGCCATCCTTGATGGTCGTTTATTATGGCAAGCTGACGGAGATATTCCGGGTTTCGGACAGTCAACTTTATAATGCCTATGCATGGTCCAAACTGTTCTCACTTCAGAAAAGTTACAATAGGCACTTAACCCAGAAGGATTTGCAGCTAATCGCATCCTCTGTTGTATTAGCTGCGCTTTCAGTGACTCCCTATGATCGTGGTTATGGTGCATCACATTTGGAGCTTGACAATGAGAAGGAGCGCAATTTGAGAATGGCTAACCTTATAGGTTTTAGTCTTGACCCTAAACGTGATAGCAGAGAAGTG CTTTCAAGGTCAGCACTTCTCTCGAAACTG GTCTCTAAAGGTGTGTTGGCTTGTGCATCACCGGAAGTTAAAGAGCTTTACAATCTTCTGGAACATGAATTTCTACCCCTGGATCTTGCTTCAAGAGTTCAGCCATTGTTAGGCAGTATCTCCAATGTTGGAGGAAAGATTTCGTCTGCATCATCTGTTCCAGAAGTGCAACTTTCATACTATGTTCCTGCTCTTAAAAAGCTTGCTACCCTGCGGTTGCTTCAGCAG GTTTCACAGGTTTATCAGACAATGAAAATCGAGGTCTTGTCCAAGATGATTCCCTTTTTTGATTTTTCGGTTGTTGAAAAGATTTCAGTTGATGCCATCAAATCGAATTTCATTGCGATGAAGGTCGATCATCAGAAAGGAGCAGTTCTCTTTGGTAGTTTG GATCTTGAGTCTGACACGCTTCAGGGCCACCTGACCCTTCTTGCTGAGTCCTTGAATAAAGTGAGAGGGCTGATTTATCCTCCGGTTAAGAAGACATCAAAATTAGGTGACGCTCTTCTAGGTTTAGCTGAGGTGGTCAATAAGGAGCACAAGAAGCTTCTTGCTAGAAAGTCAATTATTGAAAAGCGCAAAGAACTACAAGAACGCCAGTTGTTGGAAATG GAACTTGAGGAAGaggtcaaaaggaaaaagattcAGCAAGATACCGTGGAGGCAGAAAAGATCAGGCGTGCAGAGGAATCTCGTGTGAGGGAGAAGCAAAGAATTAAGAAAGAACTAGACGAGAAAGATAGAAAATTTGTAATAGAGGAGGTCTTCAAAAAGAAGGGAAAGAGGAACTTAGAAGGAGCCAACTTAGAAGGAGCCACTAAAGAACAACTAATTGAGATGGCTAGAAAAGAGCAACTGAAAGAGAGACAGGAATTAGAGAAGAGGCTTCAGAAACTTGCTAAAACCATGGATCATATGGAACGAGCGAGGAGAGAAGAGGAGGCTCCTCTTATTGATGCTGCATTTCAGCAACGTCTAGTGGAGGGAAAAATTGCCCATGAGCGGGACCAGCAG caagagattgaaCTGAGCAGGGAACGCCATGTTGGAGACCTTCAGGAAAAGAATAGGCTCTCAAGGATGTTGGAGAATAAG AACATTCTCCAGACTAGGATCGTCTCTCGTCGTCAATCTGAGTTCGACAGATTGCAGAGAGAGAGGGATGAGCGTATTGCCCAATTGCTTCAGGATCACAGGGAGATTAGAGAGAAGCGGAGGAAGCTGATATTTTACTTGAGGTCTGAGGAGGAGAGACAGAAGAAATTGGCGGAAGAAGAAGCTCTTCGTAAGCAACAAG AGGACGAAAGGGAAAagaaagaagatttagagagaaaGGCCAAGTTGGACGAGATAGCCGAGAAGCAGAGGCAAAGAGAGGCCGAAGCGGAGGAGAGGGAAAGAAAGGACAGGGAGGCTAGGTTTAATAGAGCACCACCTGTTCCGGCTGCTGTTTCACCTGGGACTACTGCTCCAGCACCGGCAAGATATGTACCACCTAGGAGGGCAGCATCTGGAGCTGCTGCAGTAACACCCCCAGAATCCGACCGAAGGGGTTTGAGACAAGTAGATCAGCGTCAACCTGCAACTGATAGTTGGCGCACTGATCGTATGGATGATCGCAGGCCGTCAGCAGTATCTGGGCGCAATGATCGAACTGATGATCGTAGACCGTCAGCAGCATCTGGGAGCACTGATCGAACTGATGATCGTAGGCCGTCAGCAGCATCTGGGAGCACCGGAAAATGGGTTCCCCCATACAAACGTTGA
- the LOC113358068 gene encoding eukaryotic translation initiation factor 3 subunit A-like isoform X1: protein MATFGKPENALKRAEELIHVGQMQAALQVLHDVITSKRYRAWQKTLERIMFKYVELCVEMRRGRFAKDGLIQYRIVCQQVNVGSLEEVIKHFLHLSTEKAENAKSQAEALEEALDVDDLEADKRPEDLMLSYVGGEKGKDRSDRELVTPWFKFLWETYRTVLEILRNNSKLEALYAMTAHRAFQFCKQYKRTTEFRRLCEIIRNHLANLNKYKDQRDRPDLLLPESLQLYQDTRFEQLKVATDLELWQEAFRSVEDIHGLMCMVKKTPKPSLMVVYYGKLTEIFRVSDSQLYNAYAWSKLFSLQKSYNRHLTQKDLQLIASSVVLAALSVTPYDRGYGASHLELDNEKERNLRMANLIGFSLDPKRDSREVLSRSALLSKLVSKGVLACASPEVKELYNLLEHEFLPLDLASRVQPLLGSISNVGGKISSASSVPEVQLSYYVPALKKLATLRLLQQVSQVYQTMKIEVLSKMIPFFDFSVVEKISVDAIKSNFIAMKVDHQKGAVLFGSLDLESDTLQGHLTLLAESLNKVRGLIYPPVKKTSKLGDALLGLAEVVNKEHKKLLARKSIIEKRKELQERQLLEMELEEEVKRKKIQQDTVEAEKIRRAEESRVREKQRIKKELDEKDRKFVIEEVFKKKGKRNLEGANLEGATKEQLIEMARKEQLKERQELEKRLQKLAKTMDHMERARREEEAPLIDAAFQQRLVEGKIAHERDQQQEIELSRERHVGDLQEKNRLSRMLENKNILQTRIVSRRQSEFDRLQRERDERIAQLLQDHREIREKRRKLIFYLRSEEERQKKLAEEEALRKQQEDEREKKEDLERKAKLDEIAEKQRQREAEAEERERKDREARFNRAPPVPAAVSPGTTAPAPARYVPPRRAASGAAAVTPPESDRRGLRQVDQRQPATDSWRTDRMDDRRPSAVSGRNDRTDDRRPSAASGSTDRTDDRRPSAASGSTGKWVPPYKR, encoded by the exons ATGGCTACTTTTGGAAAACCCGAGAATGCTTTGAAGCGTGCTGAAG AGTTGATTCATGTCGGGCAGATGCAAGCAGCGTTGCAAGTATTGCATGATGTAATCACTTCTAAGAGGTATCGTGCATGGCAGAAAACACTTGAGCGTATAATGTTCAAGTATGTTGAACTCTGTGTGGAGATGAGGAGGGGTCGGTTTGCAAAAGACGGACTGATTCAGTACCGGATTGTATGCCAACAAGTTAATGTTGGTTCTCTGGAAGAGGTGATCAAACACTTTTTGCATCTTTCAACTGAGAAAGCTGAGAATGCAAAGTCCCAAGCAGaggctttagaagaagctctgGACGTTGATGACTTGGAAGCTGATAAGAG GCCCGAAGACTTGATGCTGAGCTATGTTGGTGGAGAGAAGGGAAAGGATAGATCTGACCGCGAGCTTGTTACCCCATGGTTCAAATTTCTATGGGAGACCTACAGAACGGTTCTTGAAATTCTCCGTAACAACTCTAAACTAGAAGCGCTCTACGCA ATGACTGCGCACCGAGCCTTCCAGTTTTGTAAGCAGTACAAGAGAACAACTGAATTCCGTAGGCTTTGCGAAATAATCAGAAACCATCTTGCAAATCTTAACAAATACAAGGATCAGAGAGACAGACCCGACTTATTGTTACCAGAAAGCTTACAACTGTACCAAGATACGAGGTTTGAGCAGCTTAAGGTTGCAACTGACCTTGAACTTTGGCAG GAAGCTTTTCGTTCCGTGGAAGACATTCATGGTTTGATGTGTATGGTAAAGAAAACGCCCAAGCCATCCTTGATGGTCGTTTATTATGGCAAGCTGACGGAGATATTCCGGGTTTCGGACAGTCAACTTTATAATGCCTATGCATGGTCCAAACTGTTCTCACTTCAGAAAAGTTACAATAGGCACTTAACCCAGAAGGATTTGCAGCTAATCGCATCCTCTGTTGTATTAGCTGCGCTTTCAGTGACTCCCTATGATCGTGGTTATGGTGCATCACATTTGGAGCTTGACAATGAGAAGGAGCGCAATTTGAGAATGGCTAACCTTATAGGTTTTAGTCTTGACCCTAAACGTGATAGCAGAGAAGTG CTTTCAAGGTCAGCACTTCTCTCGAAACTG GTCTCTAAAGGTGTGTTGGCTTGTGCATCACCGGAAGTTAAAGAGCTTTACAATCTTCTGGAACATGAATTTCTACCCCTGGATCTTGCTTCAAGAGTTCAGCCATTGTTAGGCAGTATCTCCAATGTTGGAGGAAAGATTTCGTCTGCATCATCTGTTCCAGAAGTGCAACTTTCATACTATGTTCCTGCTCTTAAAAAGCTTGCTACCCTGCGGTTGCTTCAGCAG GTTTCACAGGTTTATCAGACAATGAAAATCGAGGTCTTGTCCAAGATGATTCCCTTTTTTGATTTTTCGGTTGTTGAAAAGATTTCAGTTGATGCCATCAAATCGAATTTCATTGCGATGAAGGTCGATCATCAGAAAGGAGCAGTTCTCTTTGGTAGTTTG GATCTTGAGTCTGACACGCTTCAGGGCCACCTGACCCTTCTTGCTGAGTCCTTGAATAAAGTGAGAGGGCTGATTTATCCTCCGGTTAAGAAGACATCAAAATTAGGTGACGCTCTTCTAGGTTTAGCTGAGGTGGTCAATAAGGAGCACAAGAAGCTTCTTGCTAGAAAGTCAATTATTGAAAAGCGCAAAGAACTACAAGAACGCCAGTTGTTGGAAATG GAACTTGAGGAAGaggtcaaaaggaaaaagattcAGCAAGATACCGTGGAGGCAGAAAAGATCAGGCGTGCAGAGGAATCTCGTGTGAGGGAGAAGCAAAGAATTAAGAAAGAACTAGACGAGAAAGATAGAAAATTTGTAATAGAGGAGGTCTTCAAAAAGAAGGGAAAGAGGAACTTAGAAGGAGCCAACTTAGAAGGAGCCACTAAAGAACAACTAATTGAGATGGCTAGAAAAGAGCAACTGAAAGAGAGACAGGAATTAGAGAAGAGGCTTCAGAAACTTGCTAAAACCATGGATCATATGGAACGAGCGAGGAGAGAAGAGGAGGCTCCTCTTATTGATGCTGCATTTCAGCAACGTCTAGTGGAGGGAAAAATTGCCCATGAGCGGGACCAGCAG caagagattgaaCTGAGCAGGGAACGCCATGTTGGAGACCTTCAGGAAAAGAATAGGCTCTCAAGGATGTTGGAGAATAAG AACATTCTCCAGACTAGGATCGTCTCTCGTCGTCAATCTGAGTTCGACAGATTGCAGAGAGAGAGGGATGAGCGTATTGCCCAATTGCTTCAGGATCACAGGGAGATTAGAGAGAAGCGGAGGAAGCTGATATTTTACTTGAGGTCTGAGGAGGAGAGACAGAAGAAATTGGCGGAAGAAGAAGCTCTTCGTAAGCAACAAG AGGACGAAAGGGAAAagaaagaagatttagagagaaaGGCCAAGTTGGACGAGATAGCCGAGAAGCAGAGGCAAAGAGAGGCCGAAGCGGAGGAGAGGGAAAGAAAGGACAGGGAGGCTAGGTTTAATAGAGCACCACCTGTTCCGGCTGCTGTTTCACCTGGGACTACTGCTCCAGCACCGGCAAGATATGTACCACCTAGGAGGGCAGCATCTGGAGCTGCTGCAGTAACACCCCCAGAATCCGACCGAAGGGGTTTGAGACAAGTAGATCAGCGTCAACCTGCAACTGATAGTTGGCGCACTGATCGTATGGATGATCGCAGGCCGTCAGCAGTATCTGGGCGCAATGATCGAACTGATGATCGTAGACCGTCAGCAGCATCTGGGAGCACTGATCGAACTGATGATCGTAGGCCGTCAGCAGCATCTGGGAGCACCGGAAAATGGGTTCCCCCATACAAACGTTGA
- the LOC113358068 gene encoding eukaryotic translation initiation factor 3 subunit A-like isoform X3, with protein sequence MATFGKPENALKRAEELIHVGQMQAALQVLHDVITSKRYRAWQKTLERIMFKYVELCVEMRRGRFAKDGLIQYRIVCQQVNVGSLEEVIKHFLHLSTEKAENAKSQAEALEEALDVDDLEADKRPEDLMLSYVGGEKGKDRSDRELVTPWFKFLWETYRTVLEILRNNSKLEALYAMTAHRAFQFCKQYKRTTEFRRLCEIIRNHLANLNKYKDQRDRPDLLLPESLQLYQDTRFEQLKVATDLELWQEAFRSVEDIHGLMCMVKKTPKPSLMVVYYGKLTEIFRVSDSQLYNAYAWSKLFSLQKSYNRHLTQKDLQLIASSVVLAALSVTPYDRGYGASHLELDNEKERNLRMANLIGFSLDPKRDSREVLSRSALLSKLVSKGVLACASPEVKELYNLLEHEFLPLDLASRVQPLLGSISNVGGKISSASSVPEVQLSYYVPALKKLATLRLLQQVSQVYQTMKIEVLSKMIPFFDFSVVEKISVDAIKSNFIAMKVDHQKGAVLFGSLDLESDTLQGHLTLLAESLNKVRGLIYPPVKKTSKLGDALLGLAEVVNKEHKKLLARKSIIEKRKELQERQLLEMELEEEVKRKKIQQDTVEAEKIRRAEESRVREKQRIKKELDEKDRKFVIEEVFKKKGKRNLEGANLEGATKEQLIEMARKEQLKERQELEKRLQKLAKTMDHMERARREEEAPLIDAAFQQRLVEGKIAHERDQQQEIELSRERHVGDLQEKNRLSRMLENKNILQTRIVSRRQSEFDRLQRERDERIAQLLQDHREIREKRRKLIFYLRSEEERQKKLAEEEALRKQQEDEREKKEDLERKAKLDEIAEKQRQREAEAEERERKDREARFNRAPPVPAAVSPGTTAPAPARYVPPRRAASGAAAVTPPESDRRGLRQVDQRQPATDSWRTDRMDDRRPSAVSGRNDRTDDRRPSAASGSTDRTDDRRPSAASGSTGKWVPPYKR encoded by the exons ATGGCTACTTTTGGAAAACCCGAGAATGCTTTGAAGCGTGCTGAAG AGTTGATTCATGTCGGGCAGATGCAAGCAGCGTTGCAAGTATTGCATGATGTAATCACTTCTAAGAGGTATCGTGCATGGCAGAAAACACTTGAGCGTATAATGTTCAAGTATGTTGAACTCTGTGTGGAGATGAGGAGGGGTCGGTTTGCAAAAGACGGACTGATTCAGTACCGGATTGTATGCCAACAAGTTAATGTTGGTTCTCTGGAAGAG GTGATCAAACACTTTTTGCATCTTTCAACTGAGAAAGCTGAGAATGCAAAGTCCCAAGCAGaggctttagaagaagctctgGACGTTGATGACTTGGAAGCTGATAAGAGGCCCGAAGACTTGATGCTGAGCTATGTTGGTGGAGAGAAGGGAAAGGATAGATCTGACCGCGAGCTTGTTACCCCATGGTTCAAATTTCTATGGGAGACCTACAGAACGGTTCTTGAAATTCTCCGTAACAACTCTAAACTAGAAGCGCTCTACGCA ATGACTGCGCACCGAGCCTTCCAGTTTTGTAAGCAGTACAAGAGAACAACTGAATTCCGTAGGCTTTGCGAAATAATCAGAAACCATCTTGCAAATCTTAACAAATACAAGGATCAGAGAGACAGACCCGACTTATTGTTACCAGAAAGCTTACAACTGTACCAAGATACGAGGTTTGAGCAGCTTAAGGTTGCAACTGACCTTGAACTTTGGCAG GAAGCTTTTCGTTCCGTGGAAGACATTCATGGTTTGATGTGTATGGTAAAGAAAACGCCCAAGCCATCCTTGATGGTCGTTTATTATGGCAAGCTGACGGAGATATTCCGGGTTTCGGACAGTCAACTTTATAATGCCTATGCATGGTCCAAACTGTTCTCACTTCAGAAAAGTTACAATAGGCACTTAACCCAGAAGGATTTGCAGCTAATCGCATCCTCTGTTGTATTAGCTGCGCTTTCAGTGACTCCCTATGATCGTGGTTATGGTGCATCACATTTGGAGCTTGACAATGAGAAGGAGCGCAATTTGAGAATGGCTAACCTTATAGGTTTTAGTCTTGACCCTAAACGTGATAGCAGAGAAGTG CTTTCAAGGTCAGCACTTCTCTCGAAACTG GTCTCTAAAGGTGTGTTGGCTTGTGCATCACCGGAAGTTAAAGAGCTTTACAATCTTCTGGAACATGAATTTCTACCCCTGGATCTTGCTTCAAGAGTTCAGCCATTGTTAGGCAGTATCTCCAATGTTGGAGGAAAGATTTCGTCTGCATCATCTGTTCCAGAAGTGCAACTTTCATACTATGTTCCTGCTCTTAAAAAGCTTGCTACCCTGCGGTTGCTTCAGCAG GTTTCACAGGTTTATCAGACAATGAAAATCGAGGTCTTGTCCAAGATGATTCCCTTTTTTGATTTTTCGGTTGTTGAAAAGATTTCAGTTGATGCCATCAAATCGAATTTCATTGCGATGAAGGTCGATCATCAGAAAGGAGCAGTTCTCTTTGGTAGTTTG GATCTTGAGTCTGACACGCTTCAGGGCCACCTGACCCTTCTTGCTGAGTCCTTGAATAAAGTGAGAGGGCTGATTTATCCTCCGGTTAAGAAGACATCAAAATTAGGTGACGCTCTTCTAGGTTTAGCTGAGGTGGTCAATAAGGAGCACAAGAAGCTTCTTGCTAGAAAGTCAATTATTGAAAAGCGCAAAGAACTACAAGAACGCCAGTTGTTGGAAATG GAACTTGAGGAAGaggtcaaaaggaaaaagattcAGCAAGATACCGTGGAGGCAGAAAAGATCAGGCGTGCAGAGGAATCTCGTGTGAGGGAGAAGCAAAGAATTAAGAAAGAACTAGACGAGAAAGATAGAAAATTTGTAATAGAGGAGGTCTTCAAAAAGAAGGGAAAGAGGAACTTAGAAGGAGCCAACTTAGAAGGAGCCACTAAAGAACAACTAATTGAGATGGCTAGAAAAGAGCAACTGAAAGAGAGACAGGAATTAGAGAAGAGGCTTCAGAAACTTGCTAAAACCATGGATCATATGGAACGAGCGAGGAGAGAAGAGGAGGCTCCTCTTATTGATGCTGCATTTCAGCAACGTCTAGTGGAGGGAAAAATTGCCCATGAGCGGGACCAGCAG caagagattgaaCTGAGCAGGGAACGCCATGTTGGAGACCTTCAGGAAAAGAATAGGCTCTCAAGGATGTTGGAGAATAAG AACATTCTCCAGACTAGGATCGTCTCTCGTCGTCAATCTGAGTTCGACAGATTGCAGAGAGAGAGGGATGAGCGTATTGCCCAATTGCTTCAGGATCACAGGGAGATTAGAGAGAAGCGGAGGAAGCTGATATTTTACTTGAGGTCTGAGGAGGAGAGACAGAAGAAATTGGCGGAAGAAGAAGCTCTTCGTAAGCAACAAG AGGACGAAAGGGAAAagaaagaagatttagagagaaaGGCCAAGTTGGACGAGATAGCCGAGAAGCAGAGGCAAAGAGAGGCCGAAGCGGAGGAGAGGGAAAGAAAGGACAGGGAGGCTAGGTTTAATAGAGCACCACCTGTTCCGGCTGCTGTTTCACCTGGGACTACTGCTCCAGCACCGGCAAGATATGTACCACCTAGGAGGGCAGCATCTGGAGCTGCTGCAGTAACACCCCCAGAATCCGACCGAAGGGGTTTGAGACAAGTAGATCAGCGTCAACCTGCAACTGATAGTTGGCGCACTGATCGTATGGATGATCGCAGGCCGTCAGCAGTATCTGGGCGCAATGATCGAACTGATGATCGTAGACCGTCAGCAGCATCTGGGAGCACTGATCGAACTGATGATCGTAGGCCGTCAGCAGCATCTGGGAGCACCGGAAAATGGGTTCCCCCATACAAACGTTGA